The Gammaproteobacteria bacterium nucleotide sequence CCATTGCCCTGGAAGAACTTGGACTGGAGTACACCGCCCATCCGATCGATATCACCCAAGGGGAACAGCACAAACCTGATTTTCTGACTGTTTCACCCAATGCGAAGATCCCGGCCATTGTGGATCATGACAATCAGTACTCAATGATGGAATCTGGCGCGATCCTGCTGTATCTCAGCGAAAAGACAGGACAGTTGATGCCAACAGACAAGTCGCGTTACTGGCAAGCCATGCAGTGGCTGATGTGGCAAATGGCCGGTCCGGGACCCATGCTTGGTCAAGTACATCACTTCACCAAGTACAACCCGGATAAGAGTCCATATGCCCAGGCGCGCTACCTAAAGGAGGGACAGAGGCTCTATGGTGTACTCGACCGGCATTTGCAAGACCGCCAATTTATTGTGGATGACTATTCAATGGTAGATATCGCGGTCTGGCCCTGGATCAGCCGTTTTGAATGGCAGACCATTAACATGAACGACTACCCCAATATTGTTCGATGGTATACAACCATCGCCGAGCGCCCAGCTGTACAGTCAGGCTATCAGGTCCCAAAACCCGCTGGCAGTATCCCCATGCCGGCTACATAATCCAGCCGACGAGTTAAGAGAGCCAGACACGATGGACCTTGGACTTACGGGCAAAAGCGCAATTATCACCGGGGGCAGCCGTGGCATTGGTCTTGCCATAGCGAAAGCATTCGCTCAAGAAGGCGCCAACGTTTCTATCTGCGCAAGATCAGAAAGCCCTCTGTCGAGCGCGAAAGCCTCCCTTGACGCCTATGGAACCACGGTCCATTCATTATCCTGCGACGTATCAGATCCGGCGGCACTCCATGACTACATCCAGGCGGCGCATCACGCACTCGGCGGTCTGAACGTGCTGGTCAATAACCCTTCTGGGTTCGGACGTACCGACGATGAAGCGGGTTGGAAAATATCAATCGACATCGACCTGATGGCCTCGGTACGGGGCTGCTGGTCTGCAGTCCCTTTGATCGAAAAATCTGGCGGTGGTGCAATCATTCATATTTCATCGATATCGGGATTGACCCAAAGTCAACGGACTCCCCCTTACGGCGCAGTAAAAGCCGCCCTCAATCAGTACACGAAGACACAAGCCCTGGAACTCGCACCAAGATCAATTCGAGTCAACGCGATCGCCCCGGGATCGATTTATTTCGACGGTGGCCTGTGGGATCAAGCTCAAACCGCCAACCCGGAACTCTATGCGAATATTCTTGCAAGCATTCCCAGCGGACGTTACGGTACGCCCGAGGAAGTCGCTGCCGTAGCCGTGTTTCTGGCCTCGGAGCGTGGTTGCTGGGTGACAGGTCAGACCATTGCTGTAGACGGTGGCCAGATGCTGTAAGCCTGTCGACTCCAATCTGTGTATCAACTCCAAACCCGGGATAAAATTGGTCGGCAGAACCCAAGGAGACCGAGCATGAACAAAGCACTGGACAGCACTGAGTTGTCACCTGACCAACTTGTCAAAGCCGAACAGGTGCTGCGTATAGAACTCGCCGGCGCTTACCGGCTGGTCGACTACTTTGGCTGGTGCGAGCTAATTTATGGTCACCTGACAGCCCACGTGCCCGGACCCGAGCCGCACTTTCTGATCAACCCATACGGGCTGAACTATGACGAAGTCACCGCGTCGAACCTAGTGAAAATCGACCTGGAGGGCAAGGTGGTGGAACCGACTGACCACCGGGTCAATGAAGCGGGCTTCATCATTCATTCAGCGATCCACATGCAGCCGAAGACCCAGAACCGCGTGGTGATGCACACGCACAGCCGATCCGGGACGGCGGTCGCCGCCTTGAAGGCCGGACTGCTGCCAATCAGCATGGGTGCAACCATCTTCTTCGAAGACCTGGCCTACCACGAATACGAAGGTCCCAGCCTGTACCTGGACGAGCGCGAGCGGTTGCAAGCCTCATTGGGCGACAAGAAGGCCCTCATCCTCAAAAACCACGGCCTGGTCACGGTCGGAGCAACCGTTGCCGAGGCGTTCCTGCGGCTTTACCGACTCGAACGTGCCTGCCAAACACAACTTGATGCGGCGGCGGCTGGTGAACTCCAACTGCTGGACGAGAGCGTGGCACGAAAGTCTGGCCGCGACGTCAACCGATTTATGGAATCGGCCAGCGACTACGGCGAGCTCGAATTCGCCGCTCTACTGCGAAAGATCGATCGGATTGACGATTCCTACCGACATTGATATCCCGAGGAAGCCTCCGTGAACAAAAGCTTTAGCAGCCAGGACAACTGGGCCGACAATCTCTACGACAAGCTACGCTCGATGGACATCAGCCTGTTTACCTATGTACCCGACGCCGGTCACAGCGCCATGATCAACCGTGCACTGGCGGATCCCGATGTGACCTCGGTGCCACTCGCCACTGAGGAAGAAGGCGTGTCGCTTCTTGCCGGCGCGCACCTGGGCGGCAGTCGTGGCGTGCTGTTGTTGCAGAGCAGCGGCGTGGGTAACTGCATCAACATGCTGTCTCTGACCAATATCGGACGGTTTCCGCTGCTGTCCATCGTCAGCATGCGCGGTGATTACGGCGAACAGAATCCTTGGCAGTTTCCGATGGGCCAGGGCACCCAACCGTGCCTGGAGGCCATGGGTACAATTTGCCTGCGGGTCGAAACTCCAGACGATGTAGTGCCGACAATCGAAGCAGCGGTCAACATGGCCTACCGCTCGGATCAGTCCGTTGCCCTGTTGCTTTCGCAAAGACTGATCGGCGCCAAGCCATTCTAAATACGCAAAACTGGAAACGAACCCACCCCAACCCAAGGATACACACAGGTCATGGCAGCATCCCAACAGGCAGTAAGTGCACAGACCAGTTTCACCCTGGACCGGGGCGAGGCCGTACCGGCAGTGGTCGGTGACCCCAGTTATTTTCTGATCATCGCAGGACTCTCCTGGTCAGCCAAGGATGTTGGCAAATTGACCGGCGAGGCCCCCAACGCCTTCCTGATGGGCGGAGGTATGGGCGGTGCCATAACAATGGCGCTGGGTCTGGCCCTGGCTCAACCTGAACGGGCCGTGCTGGCGGTGTTCGGTGACGGCGAGTGTCTGATGAACGTCGGCAGCCTGTCGACGGTGGGCTTCATGCAACCGAAGAACCTCTCAATGCTGTGCGTAGACAACGGTACCTACGGCGAGACCGGTAATCAGCTGACGCACACTGCACGCAACGCCGACCTTGAAATAATCGCCCAGGGTTGCGGCATCGCCAGCACGCTGACAGTGCATTCCGAGGCGCAGTATGCGGCCGCGACCGCTCTGCTGCGCGAGGACGGTGCACCGCGGTTTGTGCTGTTGCGGGTGAACGACGACCCTCCGCGAACTTATGGGCGCAACTTCGACGCCGTCGAGCGAAAACAGCTATTCCGCCGGCATCTGCTATCCTGAATACAACAAGACCCTGTAATAAACCCGTTCCAGCTGATAAGCAGCATGTCTAGGAGAACTCACCGTCAGTCACTCGACCAAGTGCACAATCGCCGCGAAAGATCCGGTCAATCCTAGGCCAGCGTCGTTAAGCCGCCGTCGCCAGACGGACTGAAGCGACCGCTTGTATTGTTGCCGCCTGACAGGGATCAATAACTGGCACATTCAGATCAGCGGCGATACGCCGCCGAAATCGAGCCATACCGGCACATCCTAGAATCAGCACGTCGGCTCCATGACTGTCGATGAGTTCCTGCCCAACCGCAAGTAAGTGTTCACCCGCCGTGTCACTTTCAAGACCACTGACGCCCGTATCCAACGGCAGACTGGCGGCATAACGCTCCGATAATCCCAGTTGGCGAACGTATCTTTGTTGTCGGATCACTGATGCTCGAAGAATCGCAATCACTCCAAACTTCTCCCCCAAATTCAAAGCCATTGAATAAGCACTTTCCGCGATCCCAAACACCGAACTGGATGTGATTTCTCGAGCAGAGTGGAGTCCTGGATCACTAAAACAGGCGATAACGAATGCATCAGTAGTGGCATCCTCTTTTCGTATCAGATCAGACAACGGTGCCACTACCCCATCAACATGACATTGCGTCTCAATGCCGGGCGGTCCTTCTTTTAGCGTCAGGCAGTCAATCACCGGGCCCTCAGACCACCGCAATGGATCGACCGCTTCATCTATACTCTTGGTGACCGCTTCAGATGAATTTGGATTGATAATAGTGATTCGCCCAGTGGGCTTCGATTTTCCCATGAACGACTACTCTCCTTTGCCGGACAAATGTTATCCACACATACATCAAGTCAATATCCCAACGACAATTATATCGCCGTCTAGTCATCAAGTAGTCCTAAAATCCGTACAACTGTAGGACCTTGAAATCTACGTATAGCCGAAAAAGTGAGTGTCTGATATAACGTCTCTTAAAATTTTACAGTAACTAAATTCCGTGGAGTATCGCCATGGCTAGAGTGTTAACAGTAGGCGCAGCACAGTTGGGCCCAATTCAAAAATCCGAAAACAGAGCGAGTGTCGTCAAGCGCATGGAATCTTTGATGAACGCTGCCAAACAGAAAGGGTGTGACCTGGTGGTGTTTCCGGAGCTTGCCCTCACTACTTTTTTCCCTCGATGGTATATGACTGATCAGAGAGAGATTGATCAGTGGTTCGAATCTGAAATGCCGGGCCCGGACACTCAACCGTTGTTCGACATGGCGCGACAGGCGAATATGGCCTTTCACCTGGGTTATGCCGAGTTGTCGGTAGAATCCGATCATACCCACCGGTACAACACTGCTATCCTGGTTAACAAAAAAGGCGAAATTTCTTCCAAGTACCGAAAAATTCACCTGCCTGGTCATGATGAATTCGATCCGGACAGGGATTTTCAACATCTTGAGAAACGTTACTTTGAAGTTGGCGATCTAGGATTTCCAGTCTGGCGCTTTCTGGGTGGAATCTTTGGGATGTGCATCTGCAACGACCGTCGCTGGCCCGAAACCTATCGCGTAATGGGTCTTCAAGGAGTAGAAATGGTCATTCTCGGCTATAACACACCGACTACAAATTCCCAGTCTAATGAAGCACCCCACGTCCGTGCTTTCCACAATTTGTTGTCCATGCAGGCTGGTGCTTATCAGAACAGTACCTGGGTGGTTGGAGTTGCGAAAGCCGGCAATGAAGATGGGCATGAACTGATGGGTGGGAGCGCAATCATTGCGCCCAGCGGTGAACTGGTTGCTCAGTGTTTGACTCTAGACGACGAACTGGTGTTCGCAGACTGCGATCTCGATGCAACGATATTTGGCAAACAAACCACTTTTGATTTCGGCCGGCATCGTCGTATCGAGCACTATACCCTCATCACTCAGCAAAACGGCGTTACATTGCCGCCAGACTGAACCTATGTCTGAACTCGTACTTTATGAACGCAACGACACCGTCGCGGTAATTACACTTAACCGTCCTGAGCGCTTGAATGCGATGGATCAGTCGATGTTGGAGGCGTTGAACCAGGCTGCCCAACGTGCAGAACAAGATGACCACATCCGTGCAGTGGTTCTGACCGGATCCGGCAATGCATTCTCCAGCGGCTTTGACCTTAAAGCTCAGGCTGAACATACCCCTCGGGGTATCGACGAATGGCGACCGATTCTGAGGCGAAACTTTGATGCCTGTATGACGTTTTGGCATCTTGCAAAGCCAACCGTAGCAGCGGTCCACGGCCCGGCGCTCGCTGGTGCCTGTGAACTGGCCATGGCCTGTGACATCACTGTCGCGGACGAGACCGCCGTTTTTGGCGAGCCGGAGCTGCGCTTTGGCGCCGGTATCGTCGTCATGTTGTTGCCCTGGATGGTCGGACCCAAGCGTGCAAAAGAGATCATCCTTCTCGGTCTGGACAATATCTCCGCTCAAGAGGCTGCACAGATCGGGTTGGTCAACCGAGTGGTACCGAAAGGCAAAGATCTTGAAACGGCATTGTCGATCGCCAGCAGACTCTCAAGGATCGACCAACCACTGATGGCTCAGACCAAGCAAGCCATTAACCAAGCTTATGCCATCATGGGCATGGAACAGGCACTCGAAGCGGCCCTCGAGATCGACATCCAAATTGAAGGTAAAGGCATGCCGACTAAAGCCCGATTTCTACAGATTGTACGAGATCAAGGGTTGCGTGCAGCCATTGCCTGGCGCGACAGCCTGACCGACGAAAATTAAGGCCAACAGATAGCTACACGTCAGACACGGTGTAAGCGTTCGGCGAGCATGAGCAGTTGTGCTGAACGCCTCACGATGGGCTCATCCAGCATCTTACCCTCAAACTCTACAGATCCCTGCCCCTTGGCTCTGGCCTCATCGTAAGCGGCGACAATGGCACGTGCCCGGGTGAGTTCTTCGGCTGTTGGCGTCATTTCCTCGTTCAACACCCTGACTTGAATCGGGTGAATACAGAAAGAGCCGACAAACCCCAAACGTCTCGCCTGTCGAATCGTCGCCCGAAACTTTTCTTCATCACGATACTCCGCAATGGACCCGACAAACCCCAAGGGCAGTATTCCGGCAGCGCGCGCCGCCAGCATGGTCTGCAGTGTAGGTGCAAAAAGTCCTTCCGACTCTGGCAACATACCCGTTTCCAGTGCGAAGTCTTCCTGACCCAGCGTCATGGCCACCACGCGCGCATGTGCCGATGC carries:
- a CDS encoding SDR family oxidoreductase; the protein is MDLGLTGKSAIITGGSRGIGLAIAKAFAQEGANVSICARSESPLSSAKASLDAYGTTVHSLSCDVSDPAALHDYIQAAHHALGGLNVLVNNPSGFGRTDDEAGWKISIDIDLMASVRGCWSAVPLIEKSGGGAIIHISSISGLTQSQRTPPYGAVKAALNQYTKTQALELAPRSIRVNAIAPGSIYFDGGLWDQAQTANPELYANILASIPSGRYGTPEEVAAVAVFLASERGCWVTGQTIAVDGGQML
- a CDS encoding N-carbamoyl-D-amino-acid hydrolase, translating into MARVLTVGAAQLGPIQKSENRASVVKRMESLMNAAKQKGCDLVVFPELALTTFFPRWYMTDQREIDQWFESEMPGPDTQPLFDMARQANMAFHLGYAELSVESDHTHRYNTAILVNKKGEISSKYRKIHLPGHDEFDPDRDFQHLEKRYFEVGDLGFPVWRFLGGIFGMCICNDRRWPETYRVMGLQGVEMVILGYNTPTTNSQSNEAPHVRAFHNLLSMQAGAYQNSTWVVGVAKAGNEDGHELMGGSAIIAPSGELVAQCLTLDDELVFADCDLDATIFGKQTTFDFGRHRRIEHYTLITQQNGVTLPPD
- a CDS encoding thiamine pyrophosphate-dependent enzyme codes for the protein MAASQQAVSAQTSFTLDRGEAVPAVVGDPSYFLIIAGLSWSAKDVGKLTGEAPNAFLMGGGMGGAITMALGLALAQPERAVLAVFGDGECLMNVGSLSTVGFMQPKNLSMLCVDNGTYGETGNQLTHTARNADLEIIAQGCGIASTLTVHSEAQYAAATALLREDGAPRFVLLRVNDDPPRTYGRNFDAVERKQLFRRHLLS
- a CDS encoding CoA ester lyase, with protein sequence MDTELPYWRSLLFVPANRDRFIDGAVKRGADAYVLDLEDSVPAAEKSSTRDGLQDAVRRLSGSGVDVLVRINRPWRLAIRDIEASVAHGVTALALPKVPDPGYVCAVAEILEELEAERGLESGHTRLIVMIETPQAYFQAREIASAHARVVAMTLGQEDFALETGMLPESEGLFAPTLQTMLAARAAGILPLGFVGSIAEYRDEEKFRATIRQARRLGFVGSFCIHPIQVRVLNEEMTPTAEELTRARAIVAAYDEARAKGQGSVEFEGKMLDEPIVRRSAQLLMLAERLHRV
- a CDS encoding enoyl-CoA hydratase/isomerase family protein, producing MSELVLYERNDTVAVITLNRPERLNAMDQSMLEALNQAAQRAEQDDHIRAVVLTGSGNAFSSGFDLKAQAEHTPRGIDEWRPILRRNFDACMTFWHLAKPTVAAVHGPALAGACELAMACDITVADETAVFGEPELRFGAGIVVMLLPWMVGPKRAKEIILLGLDNISAQEAAQIGLVNRVVPKGKDLETALSIASRLSRIDQPLMAQTKQAINQAYAIMGMEQALEAALEIDIQIEGKGMPTKARFLQIVRDQGLRAAIAWRDSLTDEN
- a CDS encoding phosphonopyruvate decarboxylase, which translates into the protein MDISLFTYVPDAGHSAMINRALADPDVTSVPLATEEEGVSLLAGAHLGGSRGVLLLQSSGVGNCINMLSLTNIGRFPLLSIVSMRGDYGEQNPWQFPMGQGTQPCLEAMGTICLRVETPDDVVPTIEAAVNMAYRSDQSVALLLSQRLIGAKPF
- a CDS encoding glutathione S-transferase N-terminal domain-containing protein, coding for MIDLYTWTTPNGRKVSIALEELGLEYTAHPIDITQGEQHKPDFLTVSPNAKIPAIVDHDNQYSMMESGAILLYLSEKTGQLMPTDKSRYWQAMQWLMWQMAGPGPMLGQVHHFTKYNPDKSPYAQARYLKEGQRLYGVLDRHLQDRQFIVDDYSMVDIAVWPWISRFEWQTINMNDYPNIVRWYTTIAERPAVQSGYQVPKPAGSIPMPAT
- a CDS encoding aspartate/glutamate racemase family protein, producing the protein MGKSKPTGRITIINPNSSEAVTKSIDEAVDPLRWSEGPVIDCLTLKEGPPGIETQCHVDGVVAPLSDLIRKEDATTDAFVIACFSDPGLHSAREITSSSVFGIAESAYSMALNLGEKFGVIAILRASVIRQQRYVRQLGLSERYAASLPLDTGVSGLESDTAGEHLLAVGQELIDSHGADVLILGCAGMARFRRRIAADLNVPVIDPCQAATIQAVASVRLATAA
- a CDS encoding class II aldolase/adducin family protein, which translates into the protein MNKALDSTELSPDQLVKAEQVLRIELAGAYRLVDYFGWCELIYGHLTAHVPGPEPHFLINPYGLNYDEVTASNLVKIDLEGKVVEPTDHRVNEAGFIIHSAIHMQPKTQNRVVMHTHSRSGTAVAALKAGLLPISMGATIFFEDLAYHEYEGPSLYLDERERLQASLGDKKALILKNHGLVTVGATVAEAFLRLYRLERACQTQLDAAAAGELQLLDESVARKSGRDVNRFMESASDYGELEFAALLRKIDRIDDSYRH